A DNA window from Coleofasciculus sp. FACHB-T130 contains the following coding sequences:
- a CDS encoding IS1634 family transposase, with translation MTQQPTNIQVKDIDHLGIVAGIIDQMSWVDEINQLVGTHSLEQVSTGQLLKAMILNGLGFVAAPLYLLAQFFEGKATEHLIGEGVKPEHLSDDRLGRALDKFYQVGATQVFTTLAMKAVEQFGVSVTSIHLDSSSFHVDGEYVSECSENSSSQESAATSNSATSSESASPQEPEGDEPKPIAITHGYSRDHRPDLKQFIIDTVCTADGDVPLFLRVADGNEDDKTSFTKLFEKFREQWTFEGLCVADSALYTADNLIAMKQLKWLTRVPLTLAQAKVVLLEIQANEWQTSRLKGYRLAERQSCYGGVQQRWFIVESEQRKQADIQQLHKRIDKEYKQQSVKLRQLSTQEFACEPDARAAAVKFEQLLKYHRLEDLKFIPQAYYDKAGRPRQDEAPSRITYSVQATVVPNPEVIEVEMLRAGRFILATNVLDAIELSPDQALSEYKDQQSNERGFRFLKDPLFFTSSIFVKSPRRVEALAMVMGLCLLVYALAQRQLRQALEQTDEAINNQAGKLTQRPSLRWVFLSFQAVHLLIVDDLKQITNLTPERRKILRFLGTDASRYYQLC, from the coding sequence ATGACTCAACAGCCCACCAACATCCAAGTCAAAGATATCGATCATTTAGGCATCGTGGCAGGCATCATCGACCAGATGAGTTGGGTCGATGAAATTAATCAATTAGTCGGCACACACTCACTTGAACAAGTGAGTACAGGACAACTCCTCAAAGCAATGATTCTTAATGGTCTAGGCTTCGTGGCTGCTCCGTTGTATCTGTTGGCTCAGTTCTTTGAAGGGAAAGCCACGGAGCATTTGATTGGAGAGGGAGTCAAGCCAGAACACTTAAGTGATGACCGATTGGGACGAGCCTTGGACAAATTCTACCAAGTGGGAGCGACTCAAGTGTTCACGACTCTGGCAATGAAAGCGGTAGAACAGTTTGGGGTATCGGTGACAAGCATCCATCTAGACTCCAGCTCATTTCATGTAGATGGAGAGTATGTATCCGAGTGTAGCGAGAACTCTTCGAGCCAGGAGTCTGCCGCCACTAGTAATTCGGCAACCTCAAGCGAGTCAGCTAGTCCTCAAGAGCCGGAAGGGGACGAACCAAAACCGATCGCTATTACCCACGGTTACTCAAGAGACCACAGACCTGACCTCAAACAGTTCATCATCGATACGGTTTGCACGGCTGATGGAGATGTGCCGTTGTTCCTGCGCGTAGCTGACGGCAATGAAGATGACAAAACCAGCTTCACTAAACTATTTGAGAAATTTCGAGAGCAATGGACATTTGAAGGTTTGTGTGTTGCTGACAGTGCCTTGTACACGGCTGACAACTTGATAGCGATGAAACAGCTCAAGTGGCTAACACGAGTACCCCTGACCCTTGCTCAAGCCAAGGTAGTCTTGTTGGAGATTCAAGCCAATGAATGGCAGACCAGCCGCCTCAAAGGTTATCGCCTTGCCGAGCGTCAAAGCTGCTATGGTGGGGTCCAACAGCGCTGGTTCATTGTGGAGAGTGAACAGCGTAAACAGGCTGACATCCAGCAATTGCATAAGCGCATCGACAAAGAATATAAGCAACAATCAGTTAAACTTCGGCAACTCTCAACTCAAGAGTTCGCTTGTGAACCTGATGCTCGTGCGGCGGCAGTGAAGTTTGAGCAATTGTTGAAGTACCACCGTCTAGAAGACCTCAAATTCATCCCTCAAGCTTACTACGATAAAGCTGGTCGCCCCCGCCAAGATGAAGCACCCAGCCGTATCACTTATTCTGTTCAAGCCACTGTGGTTCCTAACCCAGAAGTGATTGAAGTGGAGATGCTCCGAGCCGGTCGCTTTATCCTCGCGACTAATGTTCTAGATGCTATCGAGCTGAGTCCAGACCAGGCGCTGAGTGAGTACAAAGACCAACAAAGCAATGAACGGGGGTTTCGTTTTCTCAAAGACCCGTTGTTCTTCACCTCCAGCATCTTTGTCAAGTCTCCCAGACGTGTGGAAGCTTTGGCGATGGTTATGGGACTGTGTCTACTAGTCTACGCTTTGGCTCAGCGCCAGTTACGTCAAGCTCTAGAGCAGACCGACGAAGCCATCAACAATCAAGCGGGTAAGTTAACTCAACGTCCTAGTTTGCGTTGGGTGTTTCTGAGTTTCCAGGCGGTGCATCTGCTGATTGTCGATGACCTCAAGCAGATTACCAATCTCACACCCGAACGACGGAAAATTCTCCGCTTTTTGGGAACCGATGCCAGTCGTTATTATCAACTCTGTTGA
- a CDS encoding alpha/beta hydrolase — translation MPDVKSHPCFLTPRLFNPDCPLFVFLPGMDGTGQLLRAQTEGLEAAFDIRCLVIPADDLTSWDDLTDQVVALIEAEVEKQPNRSVYLCGESFGGCLAMKVALRSPELFDRIILINPASSFNQRPLLAWGSLVSGWIPEVLYRVGSVWLLPFLAHLERVAPRDRRALLDAIHSVPPKTVLWRLSLIRDFDVDASQLRRITQPTLVIAGGTDRLLPSVSEAQRLASCLPDAEMVILPKSGHACLLEADVNLYAIMKAENFLESRDKVSLLAVS, via the coding sequence ATGCCAGACGTAAAAAGCCATCCTTGTTTTCTCACCCCCAGGCTGTTTAATCCAGACTGCCCGCTGTTCGTGTTCCTCCCAGGCATGGATGGCACGGGTCAATTGTTGCGAGCGCAGACCGAGGGGTTAGAAGCAGCCTTTGATATCCGTTGTTTGGTCATCCCAGCCGATGACTTGACCAGCTGGGACGATCTAACCGATCAAGTGGTAGCGCTGATTGAAGCAGAAGTAGAAAAACAACCTAATCGGTCAGTTTATCTGTGCGGCGAGTCATTTGGGGGCTGTTTGGCGATGAAAGTAGCGTTGCGATCGCCTGAACTATTTGACCGAATTATTTTGATCAACCCCGCTTCTTCCTTTAATCAGCGACCTCTGCTAGCTTGGGGATCGCTGGTGAGCGGCTGGATACCGGAAGTCCTCTACCGAGTGGGATCGGTGTGGTTATTGCCGTTTTTAGCTCATTTAGAACGGGTTGCACCGCGCGATCGCCGCGCCCTTCTAGACGCTATCCACTCCGTACCCCCAAAAACTGTCCTTTGGCGACTGTCCCTCATCAGAGATTTTGATGTTGATGCTTCTCAATTACGTCGCATCACCCAACCTACCCTGGTGATTGCCGGAGGTACAGACCGACTACTGCCCTCTGTAAGTGAAGCTCAGCGCTTAGCTTCTTGCCTACCCGACGCGGAAATGGTCATACTGCCGAAGAGCGGTCATGCTTGTCTTTTAGAAGCTGATGTCAACCTCTACGCAATTATGAAAGCTGAAAATTTTTTAGAAAGTCGGGATAAAGTTTCCCTATTGGCGGTTTCTTAG
- a CDS encoding lysophospholipid acyltransferase family protein — translation MSSDNPLQISRLLMKAMGTQMYIYHQDRVPQEGGVLVVSNHRSVMDAPILMAALNRPIRFACHHYMGQVPVMREIVNQLGCFPLETPEHRQQDFFNKAISLLQSQQVVGIFPEGAQPMVSLTQPNEMKTFHRGFAHLALRAPVQNLAILPVAIASQEETNNSAIPLRLLSLFDPSEPLFKQAGWHPMVIYRRSSILIGRPCWITSQVREQYQGKQAKTAVASLINYCQEEIAGLLRQVWY, via the coding sequence ATGTCTTCAGATAACCCATTACAGATTTCTCGCTTGCTGATGAAGGCAATGGGAACGCAGATGTATATATACCATCAGGATCGCGTTCCTCAAGAAGGTGGCGTTTTAGTGGTGAGCAATCATCGCAGCGTCATGGATGCGCCAATCCTGATGGCAGCTTTAAATCGTCCGATTCGCTTTGCCTGTCATCACTACATGGGACAAGTGCCCGTGATGCGGGAGATTGTCAATCAACTGGGTTGTTTCCCTTTGGAGACGCCAGAACACCGCCAGCAAGATTTCTTTAACAAGGCAATCAGCCTGTTGCAGTCCCAGCAGGTGGTTGGGATATTTCCCGAAGGTGCCCAACCAATGGTAAGCCTAACCCAGCCGAATGAAATGAAAACCTTTCATCGGGGATTTGCTCATTTAGCTTTGCGAGCGCCGGTGCAAAATTTGGCAATTTTACCCGTGGCGATCGCATCCCAGGAAGAAACCAATAACTCGGCAATCCCTCTGCGATTATTAAGTTTATTTGACCCTTCCGAACCCCTATTTAAACAGGCAGGGTGGCATCCGATGGTCATTTACCGTCGATCTAGCATCCTAATTGGGCGTCCCTGTTGGATTACGTCTCAAGTGCGGGAACAATATCAAGGAAAACAAGCCAAAACTGCTGTTGCCAGTCTTATCAATTACTGTCAGGAAGAAATTGCTGGTTTACTTCGTCAAGTTTGGTATTAG
- the metG gene encoding methionine--tRNA ligase, whose translation MSANHTSKNSFAITTPLYYVNDVPHIGSAYTTMAADVVARFERLRGKPVLLITGTDEHGQKIQRTAETKGLSPQAHSDEIAAGFDVLWQKLNIQYDRFIRTTNSRHQAIVKEFFLRVWEKNDIYLGQQKGWYCVSCEEFKEERDLLEGHHCPLHPNKEVEWRDEQNYFFRLSKYQSQLEDLYRQQPDFIQPEIRRNEVLSFVSQGLQDFSISRVNLDWGFPIPVDPSHTIYVWFDALLGYVTALLEPDSEPTLENALSKWWPINMHLIGKDILRFHAVYWPAMLMSADLPLPARIFGHGFLTKDGRKISKTVGNTIDPIALVERYGAEAIRYYFLKEIEFGQDGDFNETRFINILNADLANDLGNLLNRTMNMAKKYCNGIVPDCLAENIPADNTIKAIGLSLGDRVAQAYESLAFSDAIADIFTLIRASNKFIDDQAPWTLYKQGQQQAVEQVLYAVLESVRLAAYLLSPIIPTISSDIYQQLGFSIDFNNKTLIDVSAAFSAHATWGTLTARQALGEARPVFPRLELP comes from the coding sequence ATGAGTGCTAATCATACAAGTAAAAATTCATTTGCAATTACTACACCACTGTATTATGTGAACGACGTACCCCACATTGGCAGCGCTTATACAACAATGGCGGCGGATGTGGTGGCTCGGTTTGAACGGCTCCGGGGAAAGCCTGTGCTGTTGATTACCGGCACGGATGAGCATGGGCAGAAAATTCAGCGCACAGCAGAAACCAAAGGGCTTTCACCGCAAGCTCACTCGGATGAAATTGCGGCTGGATTCGATGTCCTTTGGCAAAAACTCAATATCCAGTACGATCGGTTTATCCGCACAACGAACTCTCGCCATCAAGCCATTGTTAAAGAGTTTTTCCTGCGCGTCTGGGAAAAAAACGACATTTATTTGGGGCAACAAAAGGGCTGGTATTGCGTCTCTTGCGAGGAATTCAAAGAGGAACGCGACCTTCTAGAAGGACACCACTGCCCCCTCCACCCCAACAAAGAAGTCGAGTGGCGGGATGAACAAAACTACTTTTTTCGCCTCTCTAAGTACCAAAGCCAGCTGGAAGACTTATATCGCCAGCAACCAGATTTTATCCAGCCAGAAATTCGCCGCAATGAAGTTTTGAGCTTTGTCAGTCAGGGGCTTCAAGATTTCTCCATTTCGCGAGTGAATTTAGACTGGGGCTTCCCTATACCCGTCGATCCTAGCCACACCATCTATGTCTGGTTTGATGCCTTGCTGGGCTATGTCACGGCGTTGCTTGAACCAGATAGCGAACCGACGCTAGAGAATGCTTTATCCAAGTGGTGGCCGATTAATATGCACCTGATTGGTAAAGACATTCTGCGGTTTCACGCGGTCTATTGGCCTGCCATGTTAATGTCAGCGGATCTGCCGCTACCCGCTCGAATATTTGGACATGGCTTCCTGACAAAAGACGGGCGAAAGATCAGTAAAACGGTTGGTAATACGATCGATCCCATCGCTTTAGTCGAACGTTACGGAGCTGAGGCTATTCGTTACTATTTTCTCAAGGAGATTGAATTTGGGCAAGACGGAGATTTCAACGAAACTCGGTTTATCAATATCCTCAATGCTGACTTAGCAAACGATCTGGGCAATTTACTCAATCGGACGATGAACATGGCAAAGAAATATTGCAATGGCATCGTGCCTGACTGCTTAGCTGAAAACATCCCCGCAGATAACACAATTAAAGCAATTGGCCTTAGTTTAGGCGATCGCGTTGCTCAAGCTTATGAATCTCTGGCGTTTAGTGATGCGATCGCAGATATTTTCACTCTAATTCGAGCCAGCAACAAATTTATTGACGATCAAGCTCCTTGGACTTTATATAAGCAAGGGCAACAACAGGCCGTCGAACAAGTCCTGTATGCGGTTCTAGAATCTGTTAGACTAGCAGCTTATCTGCTATCACCGATTATTCCTACCATCAGTAGTGACATTTACCAACAGCTAGGTTTTTCAATTGACTTTAATAACAAAACGTTAATAGATGTTTCGGCTGCGTTTTCCGCTCATGCCACTTGGGGAACACTAACTGCAAGACAAGCTTTAGGTGAAGCCAGACCTGTTTTTCCAAGGCTGGAACTCCCCTGA
- a CDS encoding NYN domain-containing protein — protein sequence MLNNFSSNDSVFTPEQVLENRGRVAIFIDGSNLFYAALQLGIEIDYTKLLCRLTAGSRLLRSFFYTGVDRTNEKQQGFLLWMRRNGYRVIAKDLVQLPDGSKKANLDVEIAVDMMALVGSYDTAVLVSGDGDLAYAVDAVSYRGVRVEVVSLRSMTSDSLINVSDRYIDLDSIKEDIQKTPRQNYTYRPLSGIGFMDDQEDR from the coding sequence ATGTTGAATAATTTCAGCAGTAACGACTCTGTATTCACGCCAGAACAGGTTTTAGAAAATCGCGGTCGTGTAGCCATTTTTATCGATGGATCAAATCTATTTTATGCAGCACTACAGCTCGGTATAGAAATTGATTACACCAAGTTGCTGTGCCGCTTAACCGCTGGGTCTCGCTTGTTACGCTCTTTCTTTTACACCGGCGTCGATCGCACGAATGAAAAACAACAGGGTTTCCTGCTGTGGATGCGGCGCAATGGATACCGAGTCATTGCCAAAGACTTGGTACAGCTGCCGGATGGCTCGAAAAAAGCCAACTTGGATGTGGAAATTGCTGTCGATATGATGGCTTTAGTGGGGTCTTACGATACCGCTGTTCTCGTCAGCGGGGATGGGGATTTAGCTTACGCTGTCGATGCCGTTAGCTATCGGGGTGTCCGCGTGGAAGTGGTCAGTTTGCGCTCCATGACCAGCGATAGTTTAATCAATGTATCAGATCGATACATTGACCTGGATAGCATCAAAGAAGATATCCAAAAGACGCCCAGACAAAATTATACTTACCGTCCACTGTCGGGCATTGGCTTTATGGATGACCAAGAAGATAGATAA
- the lptC gene encoding LPS export ABC transporter periplasmic protein LptC: MKKVAPRKKLFLLPIYFLLFTFLVSACNTEKRTEKKLQKDTASVTDFEGSLVFQNVTLDQADEKGQPLWKVKAKQAVYTKDKKAARIQNPSGDLFQDGKMIMQITADSGEVQEDGKKIFLKGQIVATDPRNGAVLKGNELEWRPKEDVVIVRQNLVGTHQKMVATAKEGRYFSRSQHMELLGQIVATSKDPAVQMRTEHLVWQIPQQMVVGDRRIQIDRYTGNRVTEQAAGDSGQVNLKTKMATLTKNVQMTSLEPPVQIAGNSVTWNLDTQMVTSDQPVKVVHQQQQVTLTGNRGQVDLKGKVARLVGGVQGVGSRNKSQLYANQVTWNIPTEEFDAQGNVIYHQQVDPPLHLTGSRAVGKFQGQTVVVTGGGGANGGSSRVVTEIIP, encoded by the coding sequence ATGAAAAAAGTAGCTCCTCGCAAAAAATTATTTCTTTTGCCTATTTACTTTTTGCTATTCACTTTTTTAGTTAGTGCTTGTAATACCGAAAAACGCACGGAAAAAAAATTGCAGAAAGATACTGCTTCCGTGACAGATTTTGAGGGGAGTTTAGTATTCCAAAATGTGACCCTGGATCAGGCAGATGAGAAGGGACAACCTTTGTGGAAAGTGAAGGCAAAGCAGGCAGTTTATACCAAAGATAAGAAAGCTGCTCGCATCCAAAATCCTAGCGGGGATTTGTTCCAAGATGGAAAAATGATTATGCAAATCACCGCAGATAGTGGCGAAGTTCAAGAGGATGGTAAAAAAATCTTTCTGAAGGGTCAGATTGTTGCCACAGACCCTCGGAATGGGGCAGTTTTAAAAGGGAATGAATTAGAGTGGCGACCAAAGGAAGACGTTGTGATCGTGCGTCAAAATCTCGTCGGCACCCATCAAAAGATGGTGGCAACAGCGAAGGAAGGACGATATTTTAGCCGGTCGCAGCATATGGAATTATTGGGTCAAATTGTCGCAACATCAAAAGACCCAGCGGTACAAATGAGAACCGAACATTTAGTGTGGCAAATTCCCCAGCAGATGGTAGTTGGCGATCGCCGCATCCAGATTGACCGCTACACAGGCAATCGCGTGACAGAGCAAGCAGCAGGAGATTCTGGTCAGGTAAACCTGAAAACGAAGATGGCAACGCTGACAAAGAATGTTCAGATGACTTCTTTAGAGCCGCCGGTGCAAATCGCTGGAAATTCTGTCACCTGGAACTTAGACACACAAATGGTTACGTCAGACCAACCCGTGAAAGTGGTGCATCAGCAGCAGCAAGTGACGCTGACGGGGAACCGGGGTCAGGTAGATCTGAAGGGAAAAGTGGCTCGTCTGGTTGGTGGCGTCCAAGGCGTTGGCAGTCGGAATAAATCCCAACTTTACGCCAATCAGGTGACTTGGAATATTCCGACTGAAGAATTTGATGCTCAAGGCAATGTAATTTATCATCAACAAGTTGACCCGCCGCTGCACTTGACGGGTTCCAGAGCAGTCGGTAAGTTTCAAGGTCAAACGGTTGTTGTCACAGGTGGCGGTGGTGCTAACGGTGGTAGTAGCAGAGTGGTGACGGAAATTATTCCTTGA
- a CDS encoding D-alanyl-D-alanine carboxypeptidase has product MLQLFGSGLVALWMNMAGVKTTEIDTTQLAAWRGVPLFSLSMATDPVAENTMRQYLKGWSAKGMGEAAQGVWIQSGSMPLATHQGNIPLPAASLTKIATSAAALETWGPGHQFETSIGTTGPVRNGVLQGDLVINGSGDPFFVWEEAIALGNALNKRGIRRINGNLVIVGDFYMNYQSHPYMAGQMLKQAFNPTSWPRDAQYLYNLMPPGTPKPQIAIAGSVKVSSIAIPKQILLLRHRSMSLAQILKEMNIYSNNDMAEMLAKSLGGAPAVAQLGATSAGVPQQEVQLVNGSGLGVENRISPRAVCGMLTAIESYLQPHQLTVADLFPISGRDRRGTMVSRHIPTGTIIKTGTLRDVSALAGVMPTRDRGLVCFAIINRGGDVDGFRKQQDQILQKLVQRWGIPPTLPAAILPSTGRADIAGFLGDASRNEILSDFQARR; this is encoded by the coding sequence ATGTTGCAATTATTTGGCTCTGGATTGGTAGCGCTGTGGATGAATATGGCTGGGGTAAAAACAACAGAGATAGATACTACCCAACTGGCTGCGTGGCGGGGAGTTCCTTTGTTTTCCCTATCGATGGCGACCGATCCGGTAGCTGAAAACACTATGCGGCAATATTTGAAGGGCTGGAGCGCTAAAGGCATGGGGGAGGCGGCTCAAGGGGTGTGGATTCAGTCGGGTTCTATGCCCTTGGCAACTCATCAGGGAAATATTCCCTTACCGGCAGCTTCTTTGACCAAGATTGCGACTTCTGCTGCTGCGTTGGAGACTTGGGGTCCAGGCCATCAGTTTGAAACCTCAATTGGCACGACCGGGCCTGTGAGAAATGGAGTTTTGCAGGGAGATTTGGTGATTAATGGCAGTGGCGATCCCTTTTTTGTGTGGGAAGAAGCGATCGCTCTGGGGAATGCTTTAAATAAACGGGGCATCCGTCGCATAAACGGCAATTTGGTGATTGTGGGCGATTTTTACATGAATTACCAATCCCACCCTTATATGGCGGGTCAGATGCTCAAACAAGCATTTAACCCCACCTCGTGGCCCAGAGATGCCCAATATCTATACAACTTAATGCCCCCAGGAACGCCAAAACCACAAATTGCGATCGCGGGTTCGGTCAAAGTTTCGTCAATTGCAATTCCCAAGCAAATTTTGTTGTTGCGTCATCGCTCAATGTCCTTAGCACAAATCCTCAAGGAAATGAACATTTACAGCAACAACGACATGGCGGAGATGCTGGCAAAATCTCTTGGGGGGGCACCTGCCGTCGCTCAGTTGGGGGCTACGTCTGCCGGTGTCCCCCAACAGGAAGTTCAGCTGGTAAATGGCTCTGGTTTGGGGGTGGAAAATCGCATCTCGCCCCGCGCTGTTTGCGGAATGCTGACGGCGATTGAAAGTTATTTACAACCCCATCAGCTAACGGTAGCCGACCTCTTCCCGATATCGGGACGCGATCGCCGGGGAACGATGGTATCTCGCCACATCCCCACAGGCACGATTATCAAAACTGGCACCCTGCGCGATGTCAGCGCCCTTGCTGGGGTAATGCCGACACGCGATCGCGGTCTAGTTTGCTTTGCGATCATCAACCGGGGTGGTGATGTCGATGGTTTTAGAAAACAGCAAGACCAAATACTTCAAAAACTGGTGCAACGATGGGGCATTCCCCCCACTCTACCAGCAGCGATTCTTCCTAGCACTGGGCGAGCTGATATTGCTGGATTTCTCGGTGACGCCAGTCGCAATGAAATTCTCTCAGATTTTCAAGCGCGACGATAA
- the plsX gene encoding phosphate acyltransferase PlsX, with product MGSTRARIAIDAMGGDHAPAEIVAGALRAQEELDVEVLLVGDPHQIEASLGQHTSSHLPQIVPSEGTIEMHEEPLSGLKRKPKASINVAMDLVKQKQAQAVVSAGHSGAAMASALLRLGRLRGIDRPAIGAVLPTMVASKSVLILDVGANVDCRPKFLEQFALMGSIYSQYVLGVDVPKVGLLNIGEEECKGNDLAVRTYQRLQENSQICFAGNAEGRDVLTGNFDVVVCDGFAGNVLLKFAEAVGEAVLQILQEELPQGLRGQVGTALLKPNLRRIKQRVDHAEHGGCLLLGVGGICIISHGSSQAPSIFNAIRIAKEAVDNQVLERIQSQDISAKQSAIGE from the coding sequence ATGGGATCGACTCGCGCACGGATCGCAATTGACGCTATGGGTGGCGACCACGCCCCCGCCGAAATCGTTGCTGGAGCGCTTAGGGCACAGGAAGAATTAGACGTAGAGGTTTTGCTGGTGGGCGATCCTCATCAGATTGAAGCTTCCCTAGGGCAACACACCAGTTCTCATCTTCCTCAAATTGTGCCTTCTGAGGGCACAATTGAAATGCACGAGGAGCCTCTAAGTGGTTTAAAACGCAAGCCCAAGGCTTCAATCAACGTAGCAATGGATTTGGTAAAACAAAAACAAGCCCAAGCAGTGGTGTCAGCGGGTCATTCAGGAGCCGCTATGGCATCTGCTCTGCTGCGACTGGGACGCCTTCGGGGGATCGACCGCCCCGCGATCGGCGCAGTTTTGCCAACGATGGTAGCTAGTAAATCAGTGCTCATTCTCGATGTCGGCGCAAATGTCGATTGTCGTCCTAAATTTTTGGAGCAGTTCGCACTGATGGGATCGATTTACAGCCAGTATGTGCTGGGTGTAGACGTTCCTAAAGTCGGGTTGCTCAACATTGGTGAAGAAGAATGTAAGGGGAACGATCTAGCGGTTCGCACTTACCAAAGGCTGCAAGAGAATTCGCAAATTTGCTTTGCTGGCAATGCCGAAGGGCGCGATGTCCTGACGGGTAATTTTGATGTGGTCGTTTGCGATGGTTTTGCCGGGAATGTTTTGTTGAAATTTGCTGAAGCCGTTGGCGAGGCAGTCTTGCAAATCCTCCAGGAAGAGTTACCTCAAGGACTGCGCGGGCAAGTCGGCACGGCTCTGTTGAAACCAAACTTGCGGCGAATAAAGCAGCGGGTAGACCACGCGGAACATGGCGGTTGCTTGTTGTTGGGGGTCGGAGGCATTTGTATTATTAGCCACGGTAGCTCCCAGGCTCCGTCAATTTTTAACGCGATTCGCATAGCGAAAGAAGCAGTTGATAACCAGGTACTGGAGCGAATTCAGTCTCAAGATATCAGTGCTAAACAATCGGCAATCGGCGAATAG
- a CDS encoding beta-ketoacyl-ACP synthase 3 — protein sequence MLQQTGVGVAITGSGSAIPSGSLDNHGLTQLVDTSDDWIASRTGICQRRLAGEESLCSIATLAAQRAIAMAGIAPEDLDLIILATSTADDLFGSASAIQFQLGASRAVAFDLTAACSGFVFGLVTASQFIRTGVYQNVLLIGADILSRWVDWSDRGTCVLFGDGAGAIVMQASDRDRLLGFELRSDGTQHKSLSLAYTAQPKELVPGINVQAGTYHPITMNGKEVYRFAVQKVPEVLEKAMFRANISIEQIDWLLLHQANQRILDAVAQRLKIPAEKVISNLANYGNTSAASIPLALDEAVREGKIKPGDMIATSGFGAGLTWGAAIFQWGR from the coding sequence ATGTTGCAACAAACAGGCGTCGGCGTCGCCATTACCGGAAGCGGCTCTGCGATCCCCTCAGGTTCTCTGGATAATCATGGACTCACTCAGCTGGTAGATACTTCCGATGATTGGATCGCCAGCCGCACCGGGATTTGTCAGCGACGGCTGGCGGGTGAGGAGTCTTTATGTTCGATCGCCACACTCGCGGCACAAAGAGCGATCGCAATGGCTGGGATCGCCCCAGAAGACCTGGATTTAATTATTCTGGCAACTTCAACTGCCGATGATTTGTTCGGGAGTGCCTCAGCAATTCAGTTTCAACTGGGAGCATCTAGGGCGGTGGCTTTTGATTTAACAGCCGCTTGCTCTGGATTTGTCTTTGGTCTAGTTACGGCATCGCAGTTTATCCGCACCGGCGTCTATCAAAATGTCTTGCTGATTGGGGCTGATATTCTGTCGCGCTGGGTAGATTGGTCAGATCGGGGAACCTGCGTGTTATTTGGGGATGGTGCCGGTGCCATTGTCATGCAGGCGAGCGATCGCGATCGCCTGCTGGGATTTGAACTCCGCAGTGATGGAACCCAGCACAAATCCCTCAGCCTAGCCTACACGGCACAGCCTAAAGAACTGGTTCCTGGGATCAACGTCCAAGCTGGCACTTACCACCCCATCACTATGAACGGTAAGGAAGTTTATCGCTTTGCCGTGCAAAAAGTGCCGGAAGTGCTGGAAAAAGCCATGTTTCGCGCAAATATCAGCATTGAACAAATTGACTGGTTGCTTTTACATCAAGCCAATCAGCGAATTCTTGATGCCGTCGCCCAACGCTTAAAGATTCCTGCTGAAAAAGTCATTAGCAATCTTGCTAACTACGGCAATACTTCTGCTGCTTCCATTCCCTTAGCACTGGATGAAGCTGTGCGAGAAGGCAAAATTAAACCAGGAGATATGATTGCTACTTCGGGCTTTGGCGCGGGTCTAACGTGGGGCGCAGCGATTTTCCAATGGGGCAGATAA